Proteins encoded by one window of Carassius auratus strain Wakin chromosome 24, ASM336829v1, whole genome shotgun sequence:
- the LOC113042559 gene encoding calponin-3-like, translating into MTQFNKGPAYGLSAEVKNKIAQKYDLQKEEELRFWIEEVTGMPIGDNFQKGLKDGVILCELINKLQPGSIKKINHSQLNWHKLENLGNFIKAILAYGLKPNDIFEANDLFENGNMTQVQTTLLALASMAKTKGMETNFDIGVKYADKQHRQFDEEKMKAGQCVIGLQMGTNKCASQAGMTAYGTRRHLYDPKTQTEKPYDQTTISLQMGTNKGASQAGMSAPGTRRDIYDQKAALQPVDNSTISLQMGTNKVASQKGMSVYGLGRQVYDPKYCATPTEPMIHANGSQGTGTNGSEISDSDYQAEYQEEEYQGEYHDEYRGHYNDQGIDY; encoded by the exons ATCGCACAGAAATATGACCTACAGAAGGAGGAAGAGCTTCGTTTCTGGATCGAGGAGGTGACTGGAATGCCGATCGGAGACAACTTTCAGAAAGGGCTCAAGGATGGCGTCATACTGTGCGA ATTGATAAACAAGCTTCAGCCTGGATCGATAAAGAAAATAAACCATTCACAGTTAAACTGGCATAAG CTAGAGAACCTTGGGAATTTCATCAAAGCCATTCTGGCCTACGGGCTGAAGCCCAATGACATCTTTGAAGCCAATGACCTCTTTGAAAATGGGAACATGACGCAAGTCCAGACCACACTTCTCGCTCTGGCCAGTATG GCAAAGACCAAAGGCATGGAAACAAACTTTGACATTGGTGTGAAATATGCAGACAAGCAGCATAGACAGTTTGATGAAGAGAAGATGAAGGCTGGCCAGTGTGTCATCGGACTTCAG ATGGGAACCAACAAATGCGCAAGTCAGGCCGGTATGACCGCCTATGGGACTAGGAGACATCTTTACGACCccaagacacagacagagaaacccTATGACCAGACCACCATCAGTCTGCAAATGGGCACCAACAAAGGAGCTAGCCAG GCTGGCATGTCTGCCCCAGGAACTAGGAGAGATATCTATGACCAGAAGGCAGCTCTGCAACCAGTGGACAACTCCACCATCTCATTGCAAATGGGAACCAATAAGGTAGCCTCTCAGAAGGGCATGAGCGTGTACGGCTTGGGACGGCAAGTTTACGACCCCAAGTATTGCGCAACCCCTACAGAGCCCATGATTCATGCCAACGGAAGCCAAGGCACCGGGACGAATGGCTCCGAAATCAGTGATAGTGACTATCAGGCAGAATATCAAGAGGAAGAGTACCAGGGTGAATACCACGATGAGTACAGAGGGCACTACAACGACCAGGGCATCGACTACTAG